A genomic stretch from Colwellia sp. Arc7-635 includes:
- a CDS encoding thymidylate synthase — MKAYLDLMRHVRDEGIEKSDRTGTGTKSIFGHQMRFDLAKGFPLVTTKKCHLKSIIHELLWFIKGESNIAYLKENGVKIWDDWATEDGELGPVYGVQWRNWPAQNGETIDQLAQLIDDLKNNPDSRRHIITAWNPALLPDTSISPTANAALGKQALPPCHTLFQFYVLNGKLSCQLYQRSADIFLGVPFNIASYALFTMMIAQVCDLEMGDFVHTFGDAHLYLNHLEQVDEQLSREPLPLPNMWINPEVKSIFDFTFEDFELQNYQAHPHIKAAISV, encoded by the coding sequence GTGAAAGCATATCTTGATTTAATGCGACATGTTAGAGACGAAGGGATTGAAAAGTCTGATCGTACTGGCACTGGCACTAAAAGTATTTTTGGTCATCAAATGCGTTTTGATCTTGCCAAGGGCTTCCCATTAGTAACGACGAAAAAATGCCATCTTAAATCGATAATTCATGAGTTATTGTGGTTTATTAAAGGTGAGTCGAATATTGCTTACTTAAAAGAAAATGGCGTGAAAATTTGGGATGATTGGGCTACTGAAGATGGCGAACTTGGCCCAGTTTATGGCGTGCAATGGCGTAATTGGCCCGCTCAAAATGGCGAAACTATTGATCAATTAGCCCAACTTATCGACGACTTAAAAAATAATCCAGACTCGCGTCGCCATATCATTACCGCTTGGAATCCGGCCTTATTGCCAGATACTTCAATCAGTCCGACAGCGAATGCTGCATTAGGTAAACAAGCCTTACCGCCATGCCACACCTTGTTTCAGTTTTATGTTTTAAACGGTAAATTAAGCTGTCAGTTATACCAACGCAGTGCTGACATATTTCTTGGCGTGCCATTTAATATTGCTAGCTATGCATTGTTTACTATGATGATTGCACAAGTTTGTGATTTAGAAATGGGTGATTTTGTACATACTTTTGGTGATGCACATTTGTACTTAAACCACCTTGAACAGGTTGACGAGCAATTATCACGTGAGCCTTTGCCATTACCTAATATGTGGATTAACCCGGAAGTAAAAAGTATTTTTGATTTTACTTTTGAAGATTTTGAATTACAAAATTATCAAGCTCATCCCCATATAAAAGCCGCTATATCAGTTTGA
- a CDS encoding sulfite exporter TauE/SafE family protein, with the protein MFTSVFIACALLGAIVGFFAGLLGIGGGLIIVPVLVYLLPLMGISAELAFPMALATSLASIIFTSSSAAFAHHKNGNIPWSIARKLVLSVAIGALLGAVIAGMLSLKALTIIFASAVLILAAYMFLSIKVQRSVTLPTRWGLQSIGLFTGVLASLMGIAGGAILVPILMYCSLSMRQAIGVATASGIIVAFFGALGYVVIGFGQSDLPPWSIGYIYLPALLGIVLTSSLFAPLGVKAGAKLPLSYMKKGFALFLMLVAFKMICY; encoded by the coding sequence ATGTTTACTAGTGTTTTCATCGCCTGTGCTTTATTAGGCGCAATTGTGGGTTTTTTTGCCGGTTTACTTGGTATTGGTGGCGGGCTGATTATTGTACCGGTATTAGTTTATTTATTACCTTTAATGGGTATCAGCGCTGAATTAGCTTTTCCTATGGCATTAGCAACCTCGCTAGCGTCGATAATTTTCACTTCCTCTTCTGCTGCTTTTGCACATCATAAAAACGGTAATATTCCTTGGTCTATAGCAAGAAAATTAGTGCTCTCGGTGGCTATTGGCGCTTTACTCGGTGCCGTTATTGCGGGCATGCTATCGTTAAAAGCGTTAACGATTATATTTGCCAGTGCAGTGCTGATACTTGCGGCTTATATGTTTTTGTCGATTAAAGTTCAGCGCAGTGTCACATTACCTACTCGTTGGGGCTTGCAAAGTATTGGCTTATTTACTGGTGTGTTAGCAAGCTTGATGGGCATTGCTGGTGGGGCGATATTAGTGCCTATTTTAATGTATTGTTCATTATCGATGCGTCAAGCCATTGGTGTTGCAACAGCTAGTGGCATTATTGTCGCGTTTTTTGGCGCTTTAGGCTACGTTGTTATTGGTTTTGGACAAAGCGACCTACCGCCTTGGAGTATCGGTTATATCTATTTACCTGCGTTATTAGGTATCGTACTGACGTCATCGTTATTTGCGCCCTTAGGGGTAAAAGCAGGCGCTAAACTACCTTTGTCTTATATGAAAAAGGGCTTTGCGTTGTTTTTAATGCTAGTCGCCTTCAAAATGATTTGCTATTAA